The following proteins come from a genomic window of Trifolium pratense cultivar HEN17-A07 linkage group LG4, ARS_RC_1.1, whole genome shotgun sequence:
- the LOC123922215 gene encoding uncharacterized protein LOC123922215, whose translation MAENVVEVMQRPALSYFMTVHVKGEVEAEVEREFYREYKNELGNVWRLYDFNYNSKCVIFEVEFSNYDDVPKITNGWMTLRTYYEFDSHHQIFFKYLGTNQFQIIPSFNRITPDQFPTWHSKSRSLRKAVSFTMTITEDAEIDPELTLPREMGEYLWYTMLDEVTMIGANGEKYKCSLRYQRNPFVVTIWRGWPEVVGINGFKVGDRIQFNTYNIYEDHAMTVRSIS comes from the exons ATGGCCGAAAATGTTGTTGAAGTTATGCAGAGACCAGCACTAAGTTATTTTATGACGGTTCACGTGAAAGGAGAG GTCGAGGCCGAGGTCGAACGAGAGTTCTATAGAGAATACAAAAATGAACTGGGGAATGTTTGGCGCCTGTATGACTTCAACTACAATTCCAAATGTGTGATctttgaggttgagttcagcaaCTATGATGATGTACCCAAAATCACCAATGGTTGGATGACTTTAAGAACCTACTACGAATTCGATTCTCATCAtcagatttttttcaaatacttGGGAACAAATCAATTCCAGATCATTCCATCGTTTAACCGAATAACTCCGGACCAATTCCCTACTTGGCACAGCAAATCACGATCTCTCCGAAAAGCTGTTTCATTCACAATGACCATTACAGAGGATGCTGAAATTGATCCAGAATTG ACGTTACCGAGGGAAATGGGGGAATACTTGTGGTACACAATGTTGGATGAGGTTACCATGATTGGAGCAAATGGAGAAAAATATAAGTGTTCGTTGCGTTATCAGAGGAACCCGTTCGTCGTTACGATTTGGAGGGGTTGGCCGGAGGTTGTGGGAATCAATGGATTTAAAGTTGGAGATCGTATACAATTCAATACATACAATATCTATGAGGACCATGCTATGACGGTGAGGAGCATAAGTTGA
- the LOC123922214 gene encoding uncharacterized protein LOC123922214 encodes MASSSRQRNVSMNPVKPEPVDVIWLSSDDEGDNVYQRSQRFERRVANRDANRDANRVANSVANNVAQRTANNVAQRTANNVANNAGKRRVDNNVAQRVIKDRNEICEWITQVTPAMQNLKRKQTLHIPAWVVKRALKDKCDIYLRSAETKRTYECAILDPGRSSQRYIGDGWYDFVEVHRPKVGDVLHFSLKPPYKLMVVSLMRQKPRTR; translated from the exons ATGGCGTCCTCGTCCAGACAAAG GAATGTAAGTATGAACCCAGTCAAACCAGAGCCTGTTGACGTAATATGGTTAAGTTCAGATGACGAAGGTGATAATGTTTATCAGAGGTCTCAGAGGTTTGAGAGGAGGGTTGCTAATAGGGATGCTAATAGGGATGCTAATAGGGTTGCTAATAGTGTTGCTAACAATGTTGCTCAAAGGACTGCTAACAATGTTGCTCAAAGGACTGCTAACAATGTTGCTAACAATGCTGGTAAGAGGAGGGTGGATAACAATGTTGCTCAAAGAGTGATTAAGGACAGGAATGAAATCTGTGAATGGATAACACAAGTTACACCAGCTATGCAGAATTTGAAGAGGAAACAAACACTG CACATTCCTGCGTGGGTTGTGAAGCGTGCTCTAAAAGACAAGTGCGACATTTACTTGCGATCTGCAGAGACGAAACGTACATATGAATGTGCTATTTTGGATCCGGGACGCTCGTCGCAGAGATACATTGGAGATGGTTGGTATGACTTTGTTGAAGTGCACAGGCCTAAAGTTGGTGACGTCCTCCACTTTTCTCTGAAACCACCTTATAAGTTAATGGTTGTTTCATTGATGCGCCAGAAGCCTCGCACCCGCTGA